The Blautia obeum ATCC 29174 region CGTAGGTACACTGGTCCGTCGCATTATTTCTCATTTTTACAAACGGGACTATCATATTTGTATAATCATAAAACTTATCAAATCCAAGCAGCGGATATGCCTTGTCTCGGTTATAGTTTCTCGCCTTCTGAAGATGGGTTGCTGAATTTCCTGTGTATCCTTCACTCTTCAGTTCAGTTACCAACGATGGCATTGCATGCCTCAGATATAACTGAAATGCAACCGTTCCTTTTGGAAGAAATGCCATAGAATTTCCTGTCAGAAATTCATATTCCGTATTTGCAGTCTGACCGCCTACGATTGATGCATAAGTTGTTCCACTCACACAGTTTCCATTTTTCATCAGATCATGAATAAATGGCATGTAATCTTCATTTGTCTCAATATCTCCAAGAACCTGCGGATCCGAAAAGGCCTCATTAATAACAGCAATTACATTTGGTCGTTTCTTATTTGGATCTACGGTATCAGAAGTATATTTTGAAGTAATCTCTTCTACTTTTTTCAGACTGTATCCATTTGGTTTCTCTGGTACAGAAAGCTTGATGCTTCTTGTGAAACAGGCGATACTGCCATATTGCTGATAACTTCTCATTGGATTAAAAAGACTCAGATACAATCCTCTGTTGCTTACCATGTCTGTCATAACAAGCTGTGAAAAACCAGTTACACTCACAATAGCCATTACAGCGATTCCACACAAACGATGAGAAACTTTTTTGAAAACAGGTTCACATTTTATCACGCGGCCAAGCATTATAAAATCAAACAGCATTACCAGTGCAACTGTTGTATAGAAATTAAATTGTATCTTATAACCGTCTGCAACTTCCAGTGCAGTACCTACGGTTGCAATATCCGATGCCATGACCGGTGTTCCTCGAAACTCATAAACAAAATAATTTACTATATTAAACATTACACAGATAAACGCCCAAATATCAGTTCCAAGACGCACCCGATTTGTAATAACTATAAATATAAGTTCCAGAATACCAATCAACAGGAAGTTAAATAATAACAGTGATAAATGTTGTTCTCTAAAGCTGTATGTTTCATTAAATACAGCAATTTCCATATTAAAAAAAATGTAGCACGGTGCAAACAGGATATACAGAATATTTATTACTCTGTTCCACTTCTTTCCAAAATCCAGTCTGACAAAAATAAGAACAACGCCAACTATCCAGCCCAGCACAATGCTGGCTATTTTAAATTTCGAACTGAATTCCGGATCATTTTCCAATATAGTTGTTCGGTTTACATAAAAAAAGATCAGAAACAGAAACGAAATAAATAGGCAGAAATAATTTTTCCATCTCTGCCTGTTTTTATTAAAGTCTATATTCTTCAGCACGTATATTTTCCTCTATTCTAAAAATGCAACTGACCCTGAAGCCAGATCGTACCTTTAAACCTTCGGCCAACTGCCGGATCTCCCAGCAGATCCGCTCGATTGATACAGATATCAAATTGAATATTATTACATTCAACTGTCATCTGAACAAGTTCTTCATCTGTAATATTATTCTGTACAGTACGATATTCT contains the following coding sequences:
- a CDS encoding LTA synthase family protein, with protein sequence MLKNIDFNKNRQRWKNYFCLFISFLFLIFFYVNRTTILENDPEFSSKFKIASIVLGWIVGVVLIFVRLDFGKKWNRVINILYILFAPCYIFFNMEIAVFNETYSFREQHLSLLLFNFLLIGILELIFIVITNRVRLGTDIWAFICVMFNIVNYFVYEFRGTPVMASDIATVGTALEVADGYKIQFNFYTTVALVMLFDFIMLGRVIKCEPVFKKVSHRLCGIAVMAIVSVTGFSQLVMTDMVSNRGLYLSLFNPMRSYQQYGSIACFTRSIKLSVPEKPNGYSLKKVEEITSKYTSDTVDPNKKRPNVIAVINEAFSDPQVLGDIETNEDYMPFIHDLMKNGNCVSGTTYASIVGGQTANTEYEFLTGNSMAFLPKGTVAFQLYLRHAMPSLVTELKSEGYTGNSATHLQKARNYNRDKAYPLLGFDKFYDYTNMIVPFVKMRNNATDQCTYDNITHDYEQQRKLTDAPYFGYTMTIQNHSSYDVPFDNFDDKRIVVENADATDLGYYLSLIKYSDEMFENLINYYKNTDEPTVIFLTGDHQPRIHDESMDSITNGEWRNWNDEEMMRRYEVPFLIWANYDIDKKTVEKTSMNYLQTILMETIDGELTGFQKFQQDLQKEIPVLTSNGYWGADGKFYSVDDKNSPYYDLIQEYAMLQYNDMTDYKNRVEDFFELKQ